In a genomic window of Myotis daubentonii chromosome 18, mMyoDau2.1, whole genome shotgun sequence:
- the FIRRM gene encoding FIGNL1-interacting regulator of recombination and mitosis isoform X3, which translates to MSQEGAVSASAVPLEELSSWPEELCRRELPTVLPRLLSMYQHSDSWIEHIQILKTIVQMFLPHMNHLTLEQTFFSQVLPKTVKLFDDMMYELTSQARELTSQNLEIQTTLRNILQTMVQVLGALTGCVQHVCATQEPIILENIQSLPSSVLHVIRSTFVHCKFQTFSRLFSRRPILFRSS; encoded by the exons ATGTCTCAGGAGGGCGCCGTCTCGGCGAGCGCCGTCCCCCTGGAGGAATTGAGCAGCTGGCCCGAGGAGCTGTGCCGCCGGGAGCTGCCGACTGTCCTGCCTCGGCTCCTC TCCATGTATCAACATTCTGACAGTTGGATTGAGCATATTC AAATTCTGAAAACCATTGTACAAATGTTTTTACCTCATATGAACCACCTGACATTGGAACAGACTTTCTTTTCTCAAGTGCTGCCAAAG ACTGTGAAATTATTTGATGATATGATGTATGAGTTAACCAGTCAAGCCAGAGAGCTAACAAGCCAAAACTTAGAAATCCAGACCACGCTAAGGAATATTTTACAA ACAATGGTGCAGGTTTTAGGAGCTCTTACAGGATGTGTTCAGCATGTCTGTGCCACACAGGAGCCCATCATTCTAGAAAATATTCAGAGTCTCCCCTCCTCAGTCCTACATGTAATCAGAAGTACCTTTGTACATTGTAA GTTTCAGACCTTCTCCAGGCTCTTTTCAAGGAGGCCTATTCTCTTCAGAAGCAGCTAA
- the LOC132220695 gene encoding histidine protein methyltransferase 1 homolog: MTFQFNFTIEDHLDNELTPPGDGTLTPISSKESSVSESQKGKQGDTKCSTEQSVLPPNHSWGPTSVGHAAPSQDTCTSLNAAHSSGNLEPHEKQPCLRLAKEHAVPKDLKKVLENKVIETLPGLQHVNISVVKTVLLKENFPGENIVSKTFSSHSDLITGVYEGGLKIWECTFDLLAYFAKAQVKFAGGKVLDLGCGSGLLGLIALKGGAKEVHFQDYNSLVIDEVTLPNMVANSTLEDEENDGNEPDVKRCRKSKVAQKLGQCRFFSGEWSKFCKLVTSEKHFEKYDLILTSETIYNPDYYGTLHQTFLQLLGKSGRVLLASKAHYFGVGGGVHLFQKFVEERNVFKTRTLEIIDEGLKRFLIEMTFKYPS, from the coding sequence ATGACCTTCCAATTTAATTTCACTATAGAAGACCATCTGGATAATGAATTAACACCCCCTGGAGATGGAACTTTGACCCCAATTTCCTCAAAAGAGTCTTCAGTCTCAGAAAGTCAAAAAGGTAAACAGGGGGACACAAAATGTTCTACAGAGCAGTCTGTCTTGCCTCCGAATCACTCGTGGGGACCTACGTCAGTGGGACATGCAGCTCCCTCCCAAGACACATGCACCTCACTCAATGCAGCTCACAGTTCAGGGAACTTAGAGCCTCATGAAAAACAGCCTTGCTTGAGACTTGCCAAAGAGCATGCTGTGCCTAAAGATTTAAAGAAAGTGTTAGAAAATAAAGTCATAGAAACATTACCAGGTCTCCAGCACGTTAACATATCAGTAGTGAAAACCGTCTTGTTGAAAGAGAACTTCCCTGGAGAAAACATCGTTTCAAAGACCTTTTCTTCTCACTCTGATCTGATTACCGGTGTTTATGAAGGAGGTTTAAAAATCTGGGAATGTACCTTTGACCTCCTGGCTTATTTTGCAAAGGCCCAAGTGAAATTTGCTGGGGGGAAAGTGTTGGATCTTGGCTGTGGATCAGGGTTGCTGGGTTTAATTGCACTCAAGGGAGGGGCTAAAGAAGTTCATTTTCAAGATTATAACAGTTTGGTGATCGATGAAGTAACTTTACCTAACATGGTGGCTAACTCCACTTtggaagatgaagaaaatgacGGAAATGAGCCGGATGTGAAAAGATGCAGGAAATCGAAAGTAGCACAAAAACTAGGTCAATGCCGGTTCTTTTCTGGGGAGTGGTCTAAGTTTTGTAAGCTTGTAACCAgtgaaaaacattttgaaaaatacgACCTCATTCTCACCTCAGAAACGATTTACAATCCAGATTACTATGGTACTTTGCACCAAACATTCCTTCAATTGTTAGGTAAAAGTGGGCGGGTGCTTTTGGCCAGCAAAGCACATTATTTTGGTGTAGGTGGAGGTGTTCATCTCTTTCAGAAGTTTGTAGAAGAAAGGAATGTATTTAAGACTAGAACACTTGAAATAATTGACGAAGGACTAAAAAGATTCCTAATTGAAATGACTTTTAAGTATCCCAGTTAA